The Eubacterium ventriosum genome includes the window CTTCTACCTTTGTATAGCACACATTGTTGCTTCCGATTCTGTCATCATAATATGAAATATAGAAAATTCCCTTATCTCCAAAACTTTCTCCCCAACTGTTTACACAAATAAAAGCTCCATTGCCTTTAATAGTTTTGTCGTTAAAATAGTCCTTTGAAAAATCGTCATCCCAACCAACAATTACAACATCATGATTAGGCTTATTATCTCCCTTGTAGCAATAAGCATTATATTTTTTATTATAATACATTGAACTGCCGTCTGCATCACTCATTGACATATACATTGAGCTTTCGACTCCACCATATTTAAAGACCATTTCTTTTATTTGTTCATAATCTTTATATGGAACAATCTCTGCTTCCTGAACATGTTTCACAGACTTAAGATTTTTATTTGTTTTTCCATCTCCATATGGATCATCTTTCTCCAACACAGGACCTTTCCATGACATCAAATATGCCATAGCACGTATGTACTCGCCACCATCCTGAATATCATCAGAAAGGGCATTATTATAAATCATATTGTCCTCAGAAAAATCAAATTTCTGTTCCGGCATAAGTGATGTTTCCAGTGCTGTAAGTGTAGCAAAAGCCCAACATGTTCCGTATTTTCCCTGGTTTTTTATTTTTACAATCTTATTATTTTCAACATAACTATATCTCTTCGGCAAATATGAATTTCCCGTTGCTGTATTCGTAAAACTTGCCGTATTACTTTTGCTGTTCCACTTATAACTATAATTCAAATATTTGCTAAAAACCTTTGCTGAAACATAAATGGAATCGTTTATCTTCTTCGCTCCATTACTTATTTTGTAATTATTTTCATTAAATTTAATATTCTGCTTACCAAAATATAAAGTAGCTTTGTTACTACCTTTTTCAATAAGAATTTCTTTCCCGTTATAAACGTTTTTAGCGCAATTAAATGCATCACTTATAACGCTAATCGGAATCATAAGCTCCATCTTATTAGTCATATATGGAGTTTCCCCATTACATTCAATAGTTCTTCCGTCTACTTTTAAATTTATTTTATTTTTGTTAATTTCCCTTGCCATTATGCGGTTCCATTTTTTGTCAAATTTTACCCCGTCAACATTTTTTTGAATATTTTCCTTTGAAAATACCATAGTAAAGCCTGCCAAAATAAGAACCGCAACAATTATTGGGATGCATAAAATAACTATTTTTTTATTTTTCATTTACTTTTCCCTTTTTCGGTGGTTTTGGCCCCATAAACTGATAGAAATATGTTTTAATCATTCCGTTATAAATCTTACGGTTCTTCGTTGCCTTAATTCCCATATCTTTTTCAGCATCTTCGTAAGATGTAATAATAAACGCAGACCAACTATCTAACGCCTTATATCTCTTTCCAATTTCAGTATACAAAGGCACTAAAGCCTTCTTTTCTTCTAGTCTTTCGCCATATGGAGGATTTGTTATAATAAATCCATACTTTTTACTATGACTTAATTTGCTAACCGGTCTTGCCTGAAAATGAATCAAATGATCAACTCCTGCAAGCTGTGCATTTTTTCTTGCAAATTCAACCATTTCAGGATCAATATCATATCCCTGAATATCAGTGTCAACATCTTCATTCATTATGTCATAAGCTTCATTTACAGCCTTGTACCAAAGTTTTTTATCAATAAAATTAGTCCAATTTTCAGCGGTAAATTCTCTATTCATTCCCGGAGCAATATTTGCTGCAATCATAGCCGCCTCAATAGGAAAAGTTCCACATCCACAGAAAGGATCAACAAGTATTCTGTCCTTATTCCATGGAGTAAGCATTATTAAAGCCGCCGCCAAAGTCTCAGAAATGGGTGCTTTAGACGTATTCTTTCTGTATCCTCTTTTATGAAGTGATTCTCCAGACGTATCCAGTGCTATAATAGCCTCATCTTTATAGAAAAATACTCTTATGGGATACTCTGCTCCATCCTCAGCAAACCAGCTTTCGTGATATTCCATTTTTAATTTTTCAACAATAGCTTTCTTAACTATTCTCTGAATGTCAGAAGGGCTGAAAAGCTTACTCTTAACTGTCCCTGCTTTTTTTACCCAAAACTTTCCATCAACAGGTATAAACTCCTGCCAATCCAATGCCTTAACAGCCTCAAAAAGCTGATCATATGTAGTTGCCTTGACTCTTCCAACTTGAATCATTACTCTTTCTGCCGTTCTAAGAAAAACATTTGCCCTACAAACTGCCAATGCATCTCCCTCGAAAGTAACTCTTCCGTCTTCAACTTGAACAATATCATATCCTAAATCTGTAATCTCTCTTTTCAAAACTGATTCAACACCAAAATGACATGGTGTAACTATTTTAAATTTATCCATTATTTATTAAATATGCATTACTGCATCCCTTTCATCTATATTCATACTAGATATGATAATAGCAACTAAAAACAATGTCAACTTTATACTTGTATCATACTTTTATTTAATCTTATATTATATTTTTTTAAAACCTCCCACTACTGCCTTAACTTTATATCCTACTTTGTTCATCTCATTAGCTAACTTGAAACTTAAACTACCTCTCTTGCAATATAAAATCCATATTTTATCTTTCTTGTCAAACTCTTCAATCTCTTTTAATGATGCATTCGGCAAATTAATTGCATTTTCAATATGAGAAACATCATAATCTTTTCGTCCCCTTAAATCCACAACAATACAATCTTCTTCAATTGCCATTTTCCCTGCCTCTTCAAGAGATATCATATCAAATTTTTTCATCTTTCCTCCACACAATTCTCACTATATATACCACATATTCTACTTACTTTTTTTAATTATACTTACTACTTATTATTAAAATTTTTTATTTATTATTACATATGTTATTAATAAAAATATTGTTCCTATTAACAATAAAAATTATAAATATTAAAGTCTTAAAATCATAAAGATTAAAGTCGCAAATGATAAAGATTATACTTATACATATTATTATAAATCTGAAAAATATTTTCAGATTAAATTTTGTAAGAAAAAGAGCTGTAGCATTGTTATGTTTTCTTAAATAAATAAAAAACTAAGCAAATGCCACAACCCTCTTATTTAACTGTATACAATTTTTCTAAATTTTTTCGAAAACCAAATGATTTTTTTATTCATCTGAATCTTCATTTTTGTAACTATTCTTATAGCCATTTTTGTAACTATTCTTTGAATAACTGTTTTCTGAAGATTTATTCTTTGCCTGACCTGTTTTAGAATTACTGTTTTTTAAATGACTTTCATCATAAGCACTATCCTTGCAATTCTTTGACTTTGAATAATCTGACTCATAGTTTTTTGATTTTGAATAATTGTTTGACATATTTGCCTCCTGATTAATTATTTGTCACATAAGTATTATGCAAAATAAAATCAAAATTATTCATTTAAAAATAATTAAATCTTATTGTTAACAACAATGAAATCTTCTTTTTAAAATTAAATCTTATTGTTAATAGAAAATAAGATCTTATAGCTAGTATAAGTTTAATATTATTAATAAAAAATAACCCCTGATATTAATCAGGGGCAAGTGTGCGTGACAGGATTCGAACCCACGACCTTCTGGTCCGTAGCCAGACGCTCTATCCAACTGAGCTACACGCACATAAGCACCTCTTTTGGAGATGCTTTCTTAATGCCGGCGACCGGAATCGAACCGGTACTGTGTTGCCACAACAGGATTTTAAGTCCTGCGCGTCTGCCAGTTCCGCCACGCCGGCATTGTACTGTTTAATTGTACAAGTGGGACCTACAGGGCTCGAACCTGTGACCCCCTGCTTGTAAGGCAGATGCTCTCCCAGCTGAGCTAAGATCCCATGCTTTAGGTTTGTTTTCTTCCGTCCTCACGGGCTGTGCTGGATTTGTTCTTCTCTCTTTGGGACTTCTGTCCCTGTATGATTGTGACTTTCGATAATCACAATAAGTGGACCTGCGGGGACTCGAACCCGGGACCGACCGGTTATGAGCCGGTTGCTCTAACCAACTGAGCTACAGGTCCTCACATGAAAGCCGATGAACGGACTCGAACCGTTAACCTGCTGATTACAAATCAGCTGCTCTGCCAATTGAGCCACATCGGCGTATGAATTTCTTAGTGACTCCAAGGGGATTTGAACCCCTGTTACCGCCGTGAAAGGGCGGTGTCTTAACCGCTTGACCATGGAGCCTTGTTTCTTTTCTCTGTCCCTGTTCTTTTTTTTCCTGTCTTTTCTTTCCTCTTCCCCGTCTTTCGCACCTGTTTTTTAATGCAAAAAAGCTCCCCGAGTAGGGCTCGAACCTACAACCCCTCGGTTAACAGCCGAGTGCTCTACCATTGAGCTATCGAGGATTATTCCTTCAGCCTTCGCTGAAACTGTTATTCTTTTTGATTATACGCTCAAAACCACACACTGAAATCCTTCATCCGGGGAGATAACTCCTCTTTCCTTCCTTCATGGATAAGCCCTCGACCTATTAGTATCAGTCAGCTACATGTGTTACCACACTTCCACCTCTGACCTATCAACCTCGTCGTCTTCAAGGGGTCTTAATTCTTGCGAATGGGATATCTCATCTTGAGGGGGGCTTCACGCTTAGATGCCTTCAGCGTTTATCCCTTCCCGACTTGGCTACCCTGCCATGCACTTGGTAGTGCAACAGGTACACCAGAGGTCAGTCCATCCCGGTCCTCTCGTACTAAGGACAGCTCCTCTCAAATATCCTACGCCCACGCCGGATAGGGACCGAACTGTCTCACGACGTTCTGAACCCAGCTCGCGTACCGCTTTAATGGGCGAACAGCCCAACCCTTGGGACCTACTACAGCCCCAGGATGCGATGAGCCGACATCGAGGTGCCAAACCACTCCGTCGATGTGAACTCTTGGGAGTGATAAGCCTGTTATCCCCAGGGTAGCTTTTATCCGTTGAGCGATGGCAATCCCACTTTATACCACCGGATCACTAAGTCCTACTTTCGTACCTGCTCCACCCGTCGGTGTCACAGTCAAGCTCCCTTCTGCCTTTGCACTCTTCGAATGGTTTCCGACCATTCTGAGGGAACCTTTGAGCGCCTCCGATACCCTTTCGGAGGCGACCGCCCCAGTCAAACTCCCCACCTGACATTGTCCACCAGCCGGATCACGGCTGCATGTTAGAAACCCAATACTGCAAGGGTGGTATCCCAAGGGCGACTCCACACAAACTGGCGTTCATGTCTCCTAGTCTCCCACCTATCCTGTACATGCAATATCGAATCCCAGTATCAAGCTAGAGTAAAGCTCCATGGGGTCTTTCCGTCCTGGCGCAGGTAACCAGCATCTTCACTGGTACTTCAATTTCACCGGATGCATTGTCGAGACAGTGCCCAAATCATTACGCCTTTCGTGCGGGTCGGAACTTACCCGACAAGGAATTTCGCTACCTTAGGACCGTTATAGTTACGGCCGCCGTTTACTGGGGCTTAAGTTCAAGGCTTCGACTCATGTCTAACCTCTCCCCTTAACCTTCCAGCACCGGGCAGGCGTCAGCCCATATACATCACCTTACGGTTTCGCATAGACCTGTGTTTTTGCTAAACAGTTGCTTGGGCCAATTCTCTGCGGCCTACCTTCGTAGGCACCCCTTATCCCGAAGTTACGGGGCCATTTTGCCGAGTTCCTTAACAATGCTTCTTCCGTCGGCCTTAGGATTCTCTCCTCATCCACCTGTGTCGGTTTACGGTACGGGTACAATGTACACAATAGCGGCTTTTCCTGACAGCCAGCTCACCGGCTTCGCTACTTTAATTTCACTCCGCGTCACGTCTTCAAATTGAACAGCGGATTTGCCTGCTGTTCTCCTACCCCGCTTGCACCGGTTTCTCCATTCCCGGCTCCGGCTCTCTGTCTGTGTCCCCACATTTCTGATACATTGCAGTACAGGAATTTCAACCTGTTGTCCATCGACTACGTCTTTCGACCTCGCCTTAGGTCCCGACTTACCCAGGGCAGATCAGCTTTACCCTGGAAACCTTAGATATTCGGCCGTGAGGATTCTCACCTCACTCTCGCTACTCATTCCGGCATTCTCTCTTCTTAACACTCCACTGCTCCTTTCGGTACAGCTTCGTCGCAGTTAAGAATGCTCCTCTACCAATGACATTGTCATTCCTCAGCTTCGGTGTAGTGTTTAGCCCCGGACATTTTCGGCGCAGGACCTCTCGACTAGTGAGCTATTACGCACTCTTTGAATGAATGGCTGCTTCTGAGCCAACATCCTAGTTGTCTTCGAAATCCCACATCCTTTTCCACTTAACACTCACTTTGGGACCTTAGCTGGAGGTCTGGGCTGTTTCCCTTTTGACTACCCAACTTATCTCGTGCAGTCTGACTCCCAATCATCATCTTTACGGCATTCGGAGTTTGATAATCTTCGGTAAGCTTTGACGCCCCCTAGGATATTCAGTGCTCTACCTCCGCAAGACTAAATTGAGGCTAGCCCTAAAGCTATTTCGAGGAGAACCAGCTATCTCCGGGTTCGATTGGAATTTCTCCGCTACCCACACCTCATCACCACCCTTTTCAACGGATGTGTGTTCGGACCTCCATTGCCTTTTACGGCAACTTCATCCTGGACATGGGTAGGTCACCCGGTTTCGGGTCTACTCACACTGACTAACTCGCCCTGTTAAGACTTGGTTTCCCTTCGGCTCCACACCTTTGGTGCTTAACCTTGCCAGTAAGAGTAACTCGCCGGACCGTTCTACAAAAAGTACGCGGTTGAGCATGTAAAGCTCTTCCACAGCTTGTAAACACAGGGTTTCAGGTTCTCTTTCACTCCCCTCCCGGGGTTCTTTTCACCGTTCCTTCACAGTACTATGCGCTATCGGTCACTAAGGAGTATTTAGCCTTGGGGGGTGGTCCCCCCGATTTCCTACAAGGTTCCACGTGTCTCGTAGTACTTCGGATCCCGCTCGCTCCCTTCTGATTTCGAATACGGGGCTTTCACCCTCTGTGGCTGGCTTTCCCAATGCCATTCTTCTATCTTACGGGTCACTTGTTGCGGTCCATAACCCCGGAATGCACGCATCCCGGTTTGGGCTCCTTCCATTTCGCTCGCCGCTACTTTGGAAATCGATTTTTCTTTCTTTTCCTCCGGCTACTTAGATGTTTCAGTTCACCGGGTTCCCCCTGCATGCCTATGTATTCAACATGCAGTGACTGGAGTTCTTCCAGACGGGTTTCCCCATTCAGACATCTGCGGATCAATGGACATTTGCTCCTCCCCGCAGCTTTTCGCAGCTTATCACGTCTTTCTTCGGCTCTTAGTGCCAAGGCATCCACCCTGCGCTCTTATTAGCTTAACCATTACCCTGTTGCATAGCGTTGCAACAGTTGGTCGGTCTGAGTTGTTCTCAGTTTGTAACTTGCGTTACTTGTGTTTACTCTTGAATGATTTCTCATTCTTTCTTCGCATCTTTCGATGCGCCTCGGATGTCTTGAAATTGGCATGTTCGTTTTTATACAAACATTTATTTCTAGATATTTCAGTATGTAGTTTTCAATGTACAATCTTTTATTCTTGTTGACTGTTTTTAATCAGTCATTACATGCTAAAATTTCTTTTAACATCTAATCACTGGTCAAACCAGCATCTATGTAAAACATTCTCATGAATGATTTCTTTTTTAAATCCGGCAGCCACCTGCTCTCCCATGCCGTCTCCAGCATAGTACCATGGGCCGCTTGGGTCTTAACCATCGTGTTCGGGATGTGGACGGGTGTTTCCCCCAGGCGCATCGCCACCGGAAGTTTCTTTGTTCCTTTTAGGAACATTCATAATTGAACAGCATCATTCCTTACTTCTTCTTCCTTAGAAAGGAGGTGATCCAGCCGCACCTTCCGATACGGCTACCTTGTTACGACTTCACCCCAGTTATCGGCTCCACCTTCGGCAGCTCCCTCCTTACGGTTGGGTCACTGACTTCGGGCATATCCAACTCCCATGGTGTGACGGGCGGTGTGTACAAGACCCGGGAACGTATTCACCGCGACATTCTGATTCGCGATTACTAGCGATTCCAGCTTCATGTAGTCGAGTTGCAGACTACAATCCGAACTGAGACGTTATTTTTGAGATTTGCTTACCCTCACGGGGTCGCTTCCCTTTGTTTACGCCATTGTAGCACGTGTGTAGCCCTGCTCGTAAGGGGCATGATGATTTGACGTCATCCCCGCCTTCCTCCAGGTTATCCCTGGCAGTCTCTCTAGAGTGCCCAGCCGTACTGCTGGCTACTAAAGACAAGGGTTGCGCTCGTTGCGGGACTTAACCCAACATCTCACGACACGAGCTGACGACAACCATGCACCACCTGTCTCCACTGTTCCGAAGAAAGGGTCACATTACTGACCTGTCAGTGGGATGTCAAGAGCAGGTAAGGTTCTTCGCGTTGCTTCGAATTAAACCACATGCTCCACCGCTTGTGCGGGTCCCCGTCAATTCCTTTGAGTTTCATTCTTGCGAACGTACTCCCCAGGTGGAATACTTAATGCGTTTGCTTCGGCACCGAGGAACTATTGTCCCCCGACACCTAGTATTCATCGTTTACGGCGTGGACTACCAGGGTATCTAATCCTGTTTGCTCCCCACGCTTTCGAGCCTCAGCGTCAGTAATCGTCCAGTAAGCCGCCTTCGCCACCGGTGTTCCTCCTAATATCTACGCATTTCACCGCTACACTAGGAATTCCGCTTACCCCTCCGACACTCTAGCCTGACAGTTTCAAAAGCAATTCCGGGGTTGAGCCCCAGGCTTTCACTTCTGACTTGCCATGCCGCCTACGCTCCCTTTACACCCAGTAAA containing:
- a CDS encoding THUMP domain-containing class I SAM-dependent RNA methyltransferase — its product is MDKFKIVTPCHFGVESVLKREITDLGYDIVQVEDGRVTFEGDALAVCRANVFLRTAERVMIQVGRVKATTYDQLFEAVKALDWQEFIPVDGKFWVKKAGTVKSKLFSPSDIQRIVKKAIVEKLKMEYHESWFAEDGAEYPIRVFFYKDEAIIALDTSGESLHKRGYRKNTSKAPISETLAAALIMLTPWNKDRILVDPFCGCGTFPIEAAMIAANIAPGMNREFTAENWTNFIDKKLWYKAVNEAYDIMNEDVDTDIQGYDIDPEMVEFARKNAQLAGVDHLIHFQARPVSKLSHSKKYGFIITNPPYGERLEEKKALVPLYTEIGKRYKALDSWSAFIITSYEDAEKDMGIKATKNRKIYNGMIKTYFYQFMGPKPPKKGKVNEK
- a CDS encoding rhodanese-like domain-containing protein, giving the protein MKKFDMISLEEAGKMAIEEDCIVVDLRGRKDYDVSHIENAINLPNASLKEIEEFDKKDKIWILYCKRGSLSFKLANEMNKVGYKVKAVVGGFKKI
- a CDS encoding lectin like domain-containing protein, whose translation is MKNKKIVILCIPIIVAVLILAGFTMVFSKENIQKNVDGVKFDKKWNRIMAREINKNKINLKVDGRTIECNGETPYMTNKMELMIPISVISDAFNCAKNVYNGKEILIEKGSNKATLYFGKQNIKFNENNYKISNGAKKINDSIYVSAKVFSKYLNYSYKWNSKSNTASFTNTATGNSYLPKRYSYVENNKIVKIKNQGKYGTCWAFATLTALETSLMPEQKFDFSEDNMIYNNALSDDIQDGGEYIRAMAYLMSWKGPVLEKDDPYGDGKTNKNLKSVKHVQEAEIVPYKDYEQIKEMVFKYGGVESSMYMSMSDADGSSMYYNKKYNAYCYKGDNKPNHDVVIVGWDDDFSKDYFNDKTIKGNGAFICVNSWGESFGDKGIFYISYYDDRIGSNNVCYTKVEDTNNYDNIYQSDLCGFTGSMGFEGSSSVYFANVYQGKNNEKLDAVGFYATSTDLKYEVFICENFESQESLNNRNHMAASGTIKNQGYYTINLDKEYNISKKKKFAVIVKVSKDKSEKFYKLIPVEMESKEMAVKIDLSDGEGYFSSQGYSWQSAEKQQCNICLKAYTKNK